One segment of Chionomys nivalis chromosome 3, mChiNiv1.1, whole genome shotgun sequence DNA contains the following:
- the LOC130872201 gene encoding keratin-associated protein 13-1-like gives MTYSCCSRSFSSRSYGGQLHYPYSSCGSSYPRHLINSSNFCSPSIFHLGSSLHSGYRQNCFQPIRCQTSHVVHTSCQRPCYRPRVSSFCRPCRTTYAGSLGFGSSSCHSLGYGSRSFYTSGCGFSGFRPVSYGVRGYPCSGYGSRFCHPTYVISRNFQSSCSRPICGSAIYRSSC, from the coding sequence ATGACCTACAGCTGCTGTTCCAGAAGCTTCTCCTCTAGATCCTACGGGGGTCAACTACACTACCCCTACTCCTCCTGTGGCTCTTCCTACCCCCGCCACCTGATCAACAGCTCTAACTTCTGCTCTCCCAGCATCTTCCATCTGGGCTCCTCTCTCCACAGTGGCTATCGTCAGAACTGCTTCCAGCCCATCAGATGCCAGACTTCTCATGTGGTGCACACCTCCTGCCAGCGGCCTTGCTATCGCCCAAGGGTCTCCAGCTTCTGCCGTCCCTGTAGGACCACATATGCTGGCTCTCTGGGCTTTGGGTCCAGCAGTTGCCACTCCCTGGGCTATGGGTCAAGGAGCTTCTACACTTCAGGCTGTGGCTTCAGTGGCTTCAGACCTGTGAGTTATGGAGTCCGTGGTTACCCTTGCTCTGGCTATGGATCTAGATTCTGCCACCCAACCTATGTGATTTCCAGAAACTTCCAGTCTTCTTGTAGCAGGCCCATCTGTGGATCAGCCATCTACAGATCAAGCTGCTGA